The proteins below come from a single Fusarium verticillioides 7600 chromosome 3, whole genome shotgun sequence genomic window:
- a CDS encoding hypothetical protein (At least one base has a quality score < 10), which yields MDEIVDDPYSWDIDVVVNRLCAPGVPWSRDPAFLATRIQEEEFDGKTLLTFEHVCSRQELMDCLGIRIARHKAALAEAIVTLRSKSKGYWEWQADFRRKQSGFPGEETETSTHATEQQQSLNLLNRDHCKEKETPVSVSDTNGTIPHAAGDPLQEESDNQNHTHTHEANGQLQLSTHSRQPPIHEPPDQLPEFHERSSKRRRVAPMLLTDIPRNADPAFLPTEADVLDYAITKAGVEFADDDSADFPWDNAPSYAYLGKGKISREDMLTPNGMLSSLLNESDDSFTSFSINAIPPGRRLAANNMLKRLLTGRYRIPIHSSRSPSHLSNESDEILELTDLDKELDAETLREIKEEEAENERLDALDNNTQPYPFVTAERIAEILNEAITAIEENWTEKKLPKYERKAYNLWQKSRRLGIKGVQIQNAYKMAKHLFERLQKLCLEIQKIDSASEAHYRDAAKSLEQSLEDKKYQEWLIKLLESSRPPPKPQTVARPKPRTARQLDTLALMEDEILTSSEEEDFVVPDNHVAAIENGLTTDRDSTPLHMKQEWEDLETDFMDLTQDDIDEPQGLGYDMTNPIDLTSPAKQANSPLNGDRGNAIPLGKNVFVKETLDAGPSDATITNGESLAKGDFANVQNNPLEPDVVDCQAPINHVSKKVPDENQRQETSPEKRRSPRPVGDFQLPPIESFGDLQKLASQPLKNYVKRNDRWRLLIGEMWHMEHARRKSAVDLILSDHPNNVWGGHIQPYLFEPLEDPEQLPQDNVKVVLFDVVRLCRCFFVCQHTTEEQMLSYKMGKLRKTLNQARVKFFEPLCLFIAALKPHFPQDSQIYRQDMDILDDLFPEEQDEMDDLDNVFEEGRAGRRRPKEKEIIRDKAAVDLRERENQRLREQEARRKKLRETLALDGSVSRDGTRLIINESKEEDQGLIYIHEDIGRRIKDHQIDGVRFIWNQIVRDPSVRQGCLLAHTMGLGKTMQVITVLVALAEAAQSKDPSVVAQIPADLREPRILVLCPAALVDNWMDELLKWAPADLLGELRKVSSNTPVEERAAVVSSWASGRGVLTLGYEMFKIIMNMSDELADLLTNRPDVVIADEAHKMKNRESQTNLACSRFRTKSRIALTGSPLSNSVLEYFAMIDWVAPNFLGPFSEFSHIYATPVERGLYNDSTPAEKRRAQMRLKALEQLVAPKINRHTIAALKNDLPPKQEFIIFVPPTIPQKQLYQLYIRGVGREGTDSQAETFAAINHLGLICSHPRCFEAKVKAIQKGIRSNNDNEDKSFPKSMIPEFLKTLHSFRDLDTPTLSLKTELLTIILDEARQVKDKVLIFSQSLQTLNYIENMCRMQRRTVSRLDGSTPVPSRQRQTKDFNEGSKEVFLISTTAGGVGLNIQGANRVVIFDVRYNPSDEQQAVGRAYRIGQQKPVFVYRFMVAGTFEDNLHNRQVFKMQLASRVVDNKNPISWSKRKGDVVSVIRDCPPSDLTPYLGKDRILDKLINHRQNGESIRSIVTTDTFEEEDLGAALTEDEKKQVAQMIELNRLRETNPEEYLRAKDRVDLKEQARLYGEQAELLRASSVPQQLASRSTGDTSGMLHQVRFSPPATAPSLEQDVSGTEKISHETSSPTNQPMAQQPAASSHGPAPMPMAGANTFFGEINHSVPLIEPQSTPAIPAQSRASPIFKQGGVFNVTENPAMVEFEGCLRESLEKMQQRNVLQKKGKPGEIAKSTTIRVNEVRRKGQYGLLPDTKHWRVLIQLLSHEKWVIAIATGLIAPEYLAQAEEKDLEKRLEAINALTETEIATRALEKTSSPDPNV from the exons atggatgagattgtgGATGATCCCTATTCCTGGGATATCGACGTGGTTGTTAATCGACTCTGCGCTCCTGGGGTTCCATGGAGTCGAGATCCTGCATTCCTTGCCACACGTatccaggaggaggagtttgatggcaagactctATTGACCTTTGAACATGTGTGTTCGCGTCAAGAGTTGATGGACTGTCTCGGCATTAGGATCGCCCGCCACAAAGCTGCCCTCGCAGAAGCTATCGTTACTCTCCGTTCTAAAAGCAAAGGGTATTGGGAATGGCAAGCCGACTTCAGGCGAAAACAATCTGGATTCCCTGGCGAGGAAACCGAAACTTCAACACATGCCACGGAACAGCAGCAATCCTTGAATCTTCTGAACCGTGATCATTGTAAAGAAAAGGAGACGCCCGTTTCCGTTTCTGACACAAATGGAACGATTCCTCATGCTGCAGGGGACCCATTGCAGGAGGAGTCAGATAATCAAAACCACACGCACACACACGAAGCAAATGGCCAGCTTCAACTCTCGACGCATTCTCGCCAGCCGCCCATTCATGAGCCTCCAGACCAACTTCCCGAGTTTCATGAGAGGTCTAGTAAACGCAGGCGGGTGGCGCCCATGCTGTTGACAGACATACCAAGGAACGCTGATCCCGCTTTCCTTCCTACGGAAGCTGATGTGCTAGACTATGCGATCACTAAGGCTGGGGTGGAGTTTGCTGACGATGACTCTGCAGACTTTCCGTGGGATAATGCACCCTCGTATGCCTACCTaggcaagggcaagatttCAAGAGAGGATATGCTGACCCCAAATGGCATGTTGAGTTCTCTCCTCAATGAGAGCGACGATTCCTTTACTTCATTCAGCATCAATGCAATCCCACCTGGAAGAAGACTCGCGGCAAACAACATGCTCAAGCGGCTTCTCACAGGCCGCTATCGCATACCTATCCATTCCTCTAGGTCGCCAAGTCATCTTTCCAACGAGTCTGACGAGATCCTCGAACTCACCGACCTTGACAAAGAACTGGACGCTGAGACCTTGAGGGAGataaaggaagaagaggccgagaacgagagacttgatgctcttgacaACAATACCCAACCTTATCCTTTTGTCACAGCTGAGCGAATCGCAGAGATATTGAACGAGGCCATAACAGCTATTGAGGAAAACTggactgagaagaagctcccaAAGTATGAACGGAAAGCTTATAATCTATGGCAGAAATCTCGCCGCCTTGGCATTAAGGGCGTACAAATTCAGAATGCTTACAAAATGGCTAAGCATCTTTTCGAACGACTCCAGAAACTCTGTCTAGAAATCCAGAAGATTGACTCAGCCTCCGAGGCACATTACCGAGATGCAGCCAAGAGCCTTGAGCAAAGtttggaagacaagaagtATCAGGAGTGGTTGATTAAGTTGCTTGAATCGTCAAGGCCACCCCCAAAACCACAAACAGTGGCTCGTCCGAAACCACGCACCGCGCGGCAGCTGGACACTCTGGCCCTTATGGAAGACGAGATTCTGACTAGCtccgaagaggaagatttCGTCGTTCCTGACAACCACGTGGCTGCAATTGAAAATGGGTTGACGACTGATCGGGATTCAACGCCTCTCCATATGAAGCAGGAATGGGAAGACTTGGAAACTGACTTCATGGATTTAACTCAGGATGACATAGATGAACCCCAAGGCTTGGGTTATGACATGACTAATCCCATCGATTTGACTAGTCCTGCCAAGCAAGCGAATAGTCCCTTGAATGGAGATCGAGGAAACGCCATCCCTCTCGGAAAGAATGTTTTTGTAAAAGAAACTCTCGATGCAGGCCCTTCTGATGcaaccatcaccaatggAGAGAGCTTGGCAAAGGGCGACTTTGCTAACGTCCAAAACAACCCACTTGAACCCGATGTTGTCGATTGCCAGGCTCCCATTAACCATGTCTCTAAAAAGGTTCCCGACGAAAACCAAAGGCAAGAGACCAGCCCAGAAAAGCGACGTTCTCCACGTCCAGTTGGCGACTTTCAGCTCCCACCCATTGAGAGTTTTGGCgatcttcagaagcttgCATCTCAACCGCTTAAAAATTACGTCAAGCGCAACGATCGCTGGCGATTGTTGATCGGTGAGATGTGGCACATGGAACATGCCCGGCGGAAGTCAGCAGTAGATCTGATATTATCAGATCACCCCAATAATGTATGGGGGGGGCATATCCAGCCATATTTATTTGAACCCCTTGAAGATCCCGAACAGCTACCACAGGACAACGTAAAGGTGGTTCTTTTTGACGTTGTACGTCTTTGTCGCTGCTTCTTCGTTTGTCAACACACAACAGAAGAACAAATGCTTTCCTATAAAATGGGAAAGTTGAGGAAAACATTGAACCAGGCACGAGTCAAATTCTTCGAACCTCTCTGTCTGTTCATAGCGGCTCTTAAGCCTCACTTCCCTCAGGATAGTCAAATCTATAGACAAGACATGGATATTCTCGATGACCTTTTCCCAGAGGAacaggatgagatggatgaccTTGACAATGTGTTCGAGGAAGGGCGTGCGGGGCGTCGAAGaccaaaagaaaaagaaatcaTCCGTGATAAAGCAGCCGTGGATCTTCGAGAACGCGAGAATCAAAGGCTTAGGGAACAAGAGGCTCGCAGAAAGAAATTGAGGGAGACCCTCGCTCTGGATGGCTCAGTGTCACGGGATGGGACTCGCCTCATCATAAAcgaaagcaaagaagaagaccaaggtcTTATCTACATCCACGAGGATATTGGTCGTCGCATCAAGGATCACCAGATCGACGGCGTCCGTTTCATTTGGAACCAGATTGTGCGAGACCCCAGTGTTCGACAAGGTTGTTTGCTAGCCCACACAATGGGACTCGGCAAAACGATGCAAGTCATCACTGTCCTCGTGGCTTTGGCAGAGGCCGCACAGTCCAAAGATCCATCTGTAGTGGCTCAAATACCCGCAGATCTGAGGGAACCGCGGATTCTGGTTCTTTGTCCAGCTGCCTTGGTGGACAACTGGatggatgagcttctcaaatGGGCACCAGCGGATCTACTGGGTGAGCTACGCAAGGTCTCATCTAATACACCGGTCGAGGAAAGGGCTGCGGTGGTGTCGTCGTGGGCTTCCGGCAGAGGCGTCCTTACACTTGGCTACGAAATGTTCAAGATAATCATGAACATGTCAGATGAGCTAGCCGATCTTCTGACAAATCGTCCGGACGTGGTCATTGCCGACGAGGCGCATAAGATGAAGAATCGGGAGTCGCAAACTAACCTGGCTTGCTCGCGCTTCAGGACAAAAAGTCGCATTGCACTTACAGGGTCACCACTGTCCAACAGTGTACTGGAGTATTTTGCCATGATAGACTGGGTTGCCCCCAACTTCCTTGGCCCGTTCTCCGAGTTTAGCCACATATATGCCACCCCAGTCGAGCGAGGCCTCTATAACGACAGCACACCAGCTGAAAAAAGGAGGGCACAAATGAGGCTGAAGGCGCTTGAGCAACTTGTGGCACCGAAGATCAATCGCCACACGATCGCCGCCCTAAAAAACGACTTACCACCAAAGCAGGAGTTCATCATATTCGTGCCTCCGACGATACCTCAGAAGCAGTTGTACCAATTGTACATCAGGGGTGTAGGAAGAGAAGGCACGGACTCGCAAGCTGAGACTTTTGCTGCCATCAACCATCTTGGATTGATTTGCAGCCACCCACGATGCTTTGAAGCAAAGGTGAAAGCAATTCAAAAGGGCATCCGCTCGAACAATGACAATGAAGACAAGTCCTTCCCCAAGTCTATGATTCCAGAGTTCTTGAAAACGTTGCATTCTTTTAGGGACTTAGACACGCCAACGCTTTCATTAAAGACAGAACTACTGACAATCATACTCGACGAGGCGCgtcaagtcaaagacaaggtGCTCATTTTCAGTCAGTCCTTGCAAACATTGAATTATATCGAAAACATGTGCAGAATGCAGAGAAGGACAGTTTCTCGCCTAGATGGCAGCACACCAGTTCCGAGTCGACAGCGGCAGACAAAAGACTTCAATGAGGGTAGCAAAGAGGTGTTTCTGATATCTACAACTGCTGGTGGTGTAGGACTCAACATTCAGGGAGCTAACAGAGTTGTCATTTTTGATGTCAGATATAACCCATCGGATGAGCAACAAGCGGTGGGCCGAGCTTATCGTATCGGTCAGCAAAAACCTGTATTCGTTTACCGTTTCATGGTCGCAGGGACTTTCGAAGATAATCTTCACAACAGACAAGTTTTCAAGATGCAGCTGGCATCGCGAGTTGTTGACAACAAGAATCCCATCAGCTGGTCAAAGCGCAAAGGCGACGTAGTGTCGGTGATCAGAGATTGTCCGCCAAGCGATCTCACCCCTTATCTGGGCAAAGACAGAATTCTGGACAAACTGATAAATCATCGCCAGAACGGCGAGAGCATCCGATCCATTGTGACAACGGACACTttcgaagaggaagatcttggcgctGCGCTtactgaagatgagaagaagcaagtaGCTCAAATGATCGAGCTGAATCGTCTTCGAGAAACCAACCCAGAGGAGTATTTGAGGGCGAAAGACCGAGTGGATTTGAAGGAGCAGGCTAGGTTGTATGGAGAACAAGCTGAACTTCTTCGTGCGAGTTCGGTACCTCAACAGCTTGCCTCTCGATCAACTGGTGATACTTCGGGTATGCTTCACCAGGTACGATTTTCGCCTCCAGCAACCGCTCCGTCTCTTGAACAGGATGTCTCAGGCACCGAGAAAATATCTCACGAAACGAGCTCACCT ACAAACCAGCCTATGGCCCAGCAACCTGCAGCTTCTAGCCATGGCCCAGCACCAATGCCAATGGCTGGTGCGAACACCTTTTTCGGAGAAATTAATCATTCTGTGCCATTGATTGAGCCGCAATCGACCCCGGCCATTCCTGCACAGTCGCGCGCGAGTCCCATCTTTAAGCAAGGTGGAGTCTTCAACGTAACCGAGAACCCTGCTATGGTCGAGTTCGAGGGCTGTCTGCGTGAAAGCCTTGAAAAAATGCAGCAACGCAATGTGCTACAAAAAAAAGGTAAACCTGGTGAGATAGCCAAGTCCACAACCATACGTGTGAACGAGGTCCGTAGGAAGGGCCAGTATGGGTTGCTCCCAGACACAAAGCATTGGAGGGTACTCATTCAGCTTCTGTCGCACGAAAAATGGGTGATTGCAATTGCCACAGGCCTTATAGCGCCAGAATACTTGGCTCAAGCGGAAGAGAAAGATCTCGAAAAGCGACTCGAAGCCATCAATGCACTCACCGAAACGGAGATCGCTACTCGGGCACTTGAAAAGACCAGTTCTCCCGACCCAAATGTATGA
- a CDS encoding hypothetical protein (At least one base has a quality score < 10) — protein sequence MDEIVDDPYSWDIDVVVNRLCAPGVPWSRDPAFLATRIQEEEFDGKTLLTFEHVCSRQELMDCLGIRIARHKAALAEAIVTLRSKSKGYWEWQADFRRKQSGFPGEETETSTHATEQQQSLNLLNRDHCKEKETPVSVSDTNGTIPHAAGDPLQEESDNQNHTHTHEANGQLQLSTHSRQPPIHEPPDQLPEFHERSSKRRRVAPMLLTDIPRNADPAFLPTEADVLDYAITKAGVEFADDDSADFPWDNAPSYAYLGKGKISREDMLTPNGMLSSLLNESDDSFTSFSINAIPPGRRLAANNMLKRLLTGRYRIPIHSSRSPSHLSNESDEILELTDLDKELDAETLREIKEEEAENERLDALDNNTQPYPFVTAERIAEILNEAITAIEENWTEKKLPKYERKAYNLWQKSRRLGIKGVQIQNAYKMAKHLFERLQKLCLEIQKIDSASEAHYRDAAKSLEQSLEDKKYQEWLIKLLESSRPPPKPQTVARPKPRTARQLDTLALMEDEILTSSEEEDFVVPDNHVAAIENGLTTDRDSTPLHMKQEWEDLETDFMDLTQDDIDEPQGLGYDMTNPIDLTSPAKQANSPLNGDRGNAIPLGKNVFVKETLDAGPSDATITNGESLAKGDFANVQNNPLEPDVVDCQAPINHVSKKVPDENQRQETSPEKRRSPRPVGDFQLPPIESFGDLQKLASQPLKNYVKRNDRWRLLIGEMWHMEHARRKSAVDLILSDHPNNVWGGHIQPYLFEPLEDPEQLPQDNVKVVLFDVVRLCRCFFVCQHTTEEQMLSYKMGKLRKTLNQARVKFFEPLCLFIAALKPHFPQDSQIYRQDMDILDDLFPEEQDEMDDLDNVFEEGRAGRRRPKEKEIIRDKAAVDLRERENQRLREQEARRKKLRETLALDGSVSRDGTRLIINESKEEDQGLIYIHEDIGRRIKDHQIDGVRFIWNQIVRDPSVRQGCLLAHTMGLGKTMQVITVLVALAEAAQSKDPSVVAQIPADLREPRILVLCPAALVDNWMDELLKWAPADLLGELRKVSSNTPVEERAAVVSSWASGRGVLTLGYEMFKIIMNMSDELADLLTNRPDVVIADEAHKMKNRESQTNLACSRFRTKSRIALTGSPLSNSVLEYFAMIDWVAPNFLGPFSEFSHIYATPVERGLYNDSTPAEKRRAQMRLKALEQLVAPKINRHTIAALKNDLPPKQEFIIFVPPTIPQKQLYQLYIRGVGREGTDSQAETFAAINHLGLICSHPRCFEAKVKAIQKGIRSNNDNEDKSFPKSMIPEFLKTLHSFRDLDTPTLSLKTELLTIILDEARQVKDKVLIFSQSLQTLNYIENMCRMQRRTVSRLDGSTPVPSRQRQTKDFNEGSKEVFLISTTAGGVGLNIQGANRVVIFDVRYNPSDEQQAVGRAYRIGQQKPVFVYRFMVAGTFEDNLHNRQVFKMQLASRVVDNKNPISWSKRKGDVVSVIRDCPPSDLTPYLGKDRILDKLINHRQNGESIRSIVTTDTFEEEDLGAALTEDEKKQVAQMIELNRLRETNPEEYLRAKDRVDLKEQARLYGEQAELLRASSVPQQLASRSTGDTSGMLHQVRFSPPATAPSLEQDVSGTEKISHETSSPTNQPMAQQPAASSHGPAPMPMAGANTFFGEINHSVPLIEPQSTPAIPAQSRASPIFKQGGVFNVTENPAMVEFEGCLRESLEKMQQRNVLQKKGKPGEIAKSTTIRVNEVRRKGQYGLLPDTKHWRVLIQLLSHEKWVIAIATGLIAPEYLAQAEEKDLEKRLEAINALTETEIATRALEKTSSPDPNNLQNIRRRSSHQGEKRSRATDDMKVMREAADNRRNRAFRLPPWANEALFEEKTRTSPAMGTREGQFGFRDVTPGL from the exons atggatgagattgtgGATGATCCCTATTCCTGGGATATCGACGTGGTTGTTAATCGACTCTGCGCTCCTGGGGTTCCATGGAGTCGAGATCCTGCATTCCTTGCCACACGTatccaggaggaggagtttgatggcaagactctATTGACCTTTGAACATGTGTGTTCGCGTCAAGAGTTGATGGACTGTCTCGGCATTAGGATCGCCCGCCACAAAGCTGCCCTCGCAGAAGCTATCGTTACTCTCCGTTCTAAAAGCAAAGGGTATTGGGAATGGCAAGCCGACTTCAGGCGAAAACAATCTGGATTCCCTGGCGAGGAAACCGAAACTTCAACACATGCCACGGAACAGCAGCAATCCTTGAATCTTCTGAACCGTGATCATTGTAAAGAAAAGGAGACGCCCGTTTCCGTTTCTGACACAAATGGAACGATTCCTCATGCTGCAGGGGACCCATTGCAGGAGGAGTCAGATAATCAAAACCACACGCACACACACGAAGCAAATGGCCAGCTTCAACTCTCGACGCATTCTCGCCAGCCGCCCATTCATGAGCCTCCAGACCAACTTCCCGAGTTTCATGAGAGGTCTAGTAAACGCAGGCGGGTGGCGCCCATGCTGTTGACAGACATACCAAGGAACGCTGATCCCGCTTTCCTTCCTACGGAAGCTGATGTGCTAGACTATGCGATCACTAAGGCTGGGGTGGAGTTTGCTGACGATGACTCTGCAGACTTTCCGTGGGATAATGCACCCTCGTATGCCTACCTaggcaagggcaagatttCAAGAGAGGATATGCTGACCCCAAATGGCATGTTGAGTTCTCTCCTCAATGAGAGCGACGATTCCTTTACTTCATTCAGCATCAATGCAATCCCACCTGGAAGAAGACTCGCGGCAAACAACATGCTCAAGCGGCTTCTCACAGGCCGCTATCGCATACCTATCCATTCCTCTAGGTCGCCAAGTCATCTTTCCAACGAGTCTGACGAGATCCTCGAACTCACCGACCTTGACAAAGAACTGGACGCTGAGACCTTGAGGGAGataaaggaagaagaggccgagaacgagagacttgatgctcttgacaACAATACCCAACCTTATCCTTTTGTCACAGCTGAGCGAATCGCAGAGATATTGAACGAGGCCATAACAGCTATTGAGGAAAACTggactgagaagaagctcccaAAGTATGAACGGAAAGCTTATAATCTATGGCAGAAATCTCGCCGCCTTGGCATTAAGGGCGTACAAATTCAGAATGCTTACAAAATGGCTAAGCATCTTTTCGAACGACTCCAGAAACTCTGTCTAGAAATCCAGAAGATTGACTCAGCCTCCGAGGCACATTACCGAGATGCAGCCAAGAGCCTTGAGCAAAGtttggaagacaagaagtATCAGGAGTGGTTGATTAAGTTGCTTGAATCGTCAAGGCCACCCCCAAAACCACAAACAGTGGCTCGTCCGAAACCACGCACCGCGCGGCAGCTGGACACTCTGGCCCTTATGGAAGACGAGATTCTGACTAGCtccgaagaggaagatttCGTCGTTCCTGACAACCACGTGGCTGCAATTGAAAATGGGTTGACGACTGATCGGGATTCAACGCCTCTCCATATGAAGCAGGAATGGGAAGACTTGGAAACTGACTTCATGGATTTAACTCAGGATGACATAGATGAACCCCAAGGCTTGGGTTATGACATGACTAATCCCATCGATTTGACTAGTCCTGCCAAGCAAGCGAATAGTCCCTTGAATGGAGATCGAGGAAACGCCATCCCTCTCGGAAAGAATGTTTTTGTAAAAGAAACTCTCGATGCAGGCCCTTCTGATGcaaccatcaccaatggAGAGAGCTTGGCAAAGGGCGACTTTGCTAACGTCCAAAACAACCCACTTGAACCCGATGTTGTCGATTGCCAGGCTCCCATTAACCATGTCTCTAAAAAGGTTCCCGACGAAAACCAAAGGCAAGAGACCAGCCCAGAAAAGCGACGTTCTCCACGTCCAGTTGGCGACTTTCAGCTCCCACCCATTGAGAGTTTTGGCgatcttcagaagcttgCATCTCAACCGCTTAAAAATTACGTCAAGCGCAACGATCGCTGGCGATTGTTGATCGGTGAGATGTGGCACATGGAACATGCCCGGCGGAAGTCAGCAGTAGATCTGATATTATCAGATCACCCCAATAATGTATGGGGGGGGCATATCCAGCCATATTTATTTGAACCCCTTGAAGATCCCGAACAGCTACCACAGGACAACGTAAAGGTGGTTCTTTTTGACGTTGTACGTCTTTGTCGCTGCTTCTTCGTTTGTCAACACACAACAGAAGAACAAATGCTTTCCTATAAAATGGGAAAGTTGAGGAAAACATTGAACCAGGCACGAGTCAAATTCTTCGAACCTCTCTGTCTGTTCATAGCGGCTCTTAAGCCTCACTTCCCTCAGGATAGTCAAATCTATAGACAAGACATGGATATTCTCGATGACCTTTTCCCAGAGGAacaggatgagatggatgaccTTGACAATGTGTTCGAGGAAGGGCGTGCGGGGCGTCGAAGaccaaaagaaaaagaaatcaTCCGTGATAAAGCAGCCGTGGATCTTCGAGAACGCGAGAATCAAAGGCTTAGGGAACAAGAGGCTCGCAGAAAGAAATTGAGGGAGACCCTCGCTCTGGATGGCTCAGTGTCACGGGATGGGACTCGCCTCATCATAAAcgaaagcaaagaagaagaccaaggtcTTATCTACATCCACGAGGATATTGGTCGTCGCATCAAGGATCACCAGATCGACGGCGTCCGTTTCATTTGGAACCAGATTGTGCGAGACCCCAGTGTTCGACAAGGTTGTTTGCTAGCCCACACAATGGGACTCGGCAAAACGATGCAAGTCATCACTGTCCTCGTGGCTTTGGCAGAGGCCGCACAGTCCAAAGATCCATCTGTAGTGGCTCAAATACCCGCAGATCTGAGGGAACCGCGGATTCTGGTTCTTTGTCCAGCTGCCTTGGTGGACAACTGGatggatgagcttctcaaatGGGCACCAGCGGATCTACTGGGTGAGCTACGCAAGGTCTCATCTAATACACCGGTCGAGGAAAGGGCTGCGGTGGTGTCGTCGTGGGCTTCCGGCAGAGGCGTCCTTACACTTGGCTACGAAATGTTCAAGATAATCATGAACATGTCAGATGAGCTAGCCGATCTTCTGACAAATCGTCCGGACGTGGTCATTGCCGACGAGGCGCATAAGATGAAGAATCGGGAGTCGCAAACTAACCTGGCTTGCTCGCGCTTCAGGACAAAAAGTCGCATTGCACTTACAGGGTCACCACTGTCCAACAGTGTACTGGAGTATTTTGCCATGATAGACTGGGTTGCCCCCAACTTCCTTGGCCCGTTCTCCGAGTTTAGCCACATATATGCCACCCCAGTCGAGCGAGGCCTCTATAACGACAGCACACCAGCTGAAAAAAGGAGGGCACAAATGAGGCTGAAGGCGCTTGAGCAACTTGTGGCACCGAAGATCAATCGCCACACGATCGCCGCCCTAAAAAACGACTTACCACCAAAGCAGGAGTTCATCATATTCGTGCCTCCGACGATACCTCAGAAGCAGTTGTACCAATTGTACATCAGGGGTGTAGGAAGAGAAGGCACGGACTCGCAAGCTGAGACTTTTGCTGCCATCAACCATCTTGGATTGATTTGCAGCCACCCACGATGCTTTGAAGCAAAGGTGAAAGCAATTCAAAAGGGCATCCGCTCGAACAATGACAATGAAGACAAGTCCTTCCCCAAGTCTATGATTCCAGAGTTCTTGAAAACGTTGCATTCTTTTAGGGACTTAGACACGCCAACGCTTTCATTAAAGACAGAACTACTGACAATCATACTCGACGAGGCGCgtcaagtcaaagacaaggtGCTCATTTTCAGTCAGTCCTTGCAAACATTGAATTATATCGAAAACATGTGCAGAATGCAGAGAAGGACAGTTTCTCGCCTAGATGGCAGCACACCAGTTCCGAGTCGACAGCGGCAGACAAAAGACTTCAATGAGGGTAGCAAAGAGGTGTTTCTGATATCTACAACTGCTGGTGGTGTAGGACTCAACATTCAGGGAGCTAACAGAGTTGTCATTTTTGATGTCAGATATAACCCATCGGATGAGCAACAAGCGGTGGGCCGAGCTTATCGTATCGGTCAGCAAAAACCTGTATTCGTTTACCGTTTCATGGTCGCAGGGACTTTCGAAGATAATCTTCACAACAGACAAGTTTTCAAGATGCAGCTGGCATCGCGAGTTGTTGACAACAAGAATCCCATCAGCTGGTCAAAGCGCAAAGGCGACGTAGTGTCGGTGATCAGAGATTGTCCGCCAAGCGATCTCACCCCTTATCTGGGCAAAGACAGAATTCTGGACAAACTGATAAATCATCGCCAGAACGGCGAGAGCATCCGATCCATTGTGACAACGGACACTttcgaagaggaagatcttggcgctGCGCTtactgaagatgagaagaagcaagtaGCTCAAATGATCGAGCTGAATCGTCTTCGAGAAACCAACCCAGAGGAGTATTTGAGGGCGAAAGACCGAGTGGATTTGAAGGAGCAGGCTAGGTTGTATGGAGAACAAGCTGAACTTCTTCGTGCGAGTTCGGTACCTCAACAGCTTGCCTCTCGATCAACTGGTGATACTTCGGGTATGCTTCACCAGGTACGATTTTCGCCTCCAGCAACCGCTCCGTCTCTTGAACAGGATGTCTCAGGCACCGAGAAAATATCTCACGAAACGAGCTCACCT ACAAACCAGCCTATGGCCCAGCAACCTGCAGCTTCTAGCCATGGCCCAGCACCAATGCCAATGGCTGGTGCGAACACCTTTTTCGGAGAAATTAATCATTCTGTGCCATTGATTGAGCCGCAATCGACCCCGGCCATTCCTGCACAGTCGCGCGCGAGTCCCATCTTTAAGCAAGGTGGAGTCTTCAACGTAACCGAGAACCCTGCTATGGTCGAGTTCGAGGGCTGTCTGCGTGAAAGCCTTGAAAAAATGCAGCAACGCAATGTGCTACAAAAAAAAGGTAAACCTGGTGAGATAGCCAAGTCCACAACCATACGTGTGAACGAGGTCCGTAGGAAGGGCCAGTATGGGTTGCTCCCAGACACAAAGCATTGGAGGGTACTCATTCAGCTTCTGTCGCACGAAAAATGGGTGATTGCAATTGCCACAGGCCTTATAGCGCCAGAATACTTGGCTCAAGCGGAAGAGAAAGATCTCGAAAAGCGACTCGAAGCCATCAATGCACTCACCGAAACGGAGATCGCTACTCGGGCACTTGAAAAGACCAGTTCTCCCGACCCAAAT AATTTGCAGAACATCAGGCGTCGAAGCTCACACCAGGGTGAGAAGCGATCCCGGGCTACAGATGATATGAAAGTAATGCGGGAAGCAGCGGACAATAGGAGAAACCGAGCATTCCGTCTACCACCATGGGCAAATGAGGCCCTTTTTGAAGAGAAAACCCGAACATCACCTGCAATGGGCACTCGAGAAGGACAGTTCGGCTTCAGGGATGTTACGCCTGGTCTCTAA